The Streptomyces albofaciens JCM 4342 genome has a segment encoding these proteins:
- a CDS encoding LysR family transcriptional regulator, whose protein sequence is MELRQVRYFVAVAQELHFGRAAERLHIVQSAVSQQVRRLEREVGADLFDRSARQVRLTAAGERFLPEARALLAAEERALAVVAELIGTRRGALRLGTSAGLGDHLDRVLDALSRTAPGLGVHLVSAPTRERLDRVAKGELDAAFVRDTDSVGTDSGGTGGALRHVPLWPDPLVAVLPAAHPLAAPGPGEGEGVDLAELAAVPLRLTARRTNPALVDRVLSACHEAGFEPVPVPGPPGGSLQDSLAAIGAAGPADPSWTVVYAAHARQLRTPRVAFRPFRTPLTLTTSLAVHRTAPPACLDALLAACAAAAHDLDP, encoded by the coding sequence GTGGAGCTGCGGCAGGTGCGGTATTTCGTCGCGGTCGCGCAGGAACTGCACTTCGGGCGGGCCGCCGAGCGGCTGCACATCGTGCAGTCGGCGGTCAGCCAGCAGGTGCGGCGGCTGGAGCGGGAGGTGGGCGCGGACCTGTTCGACCGGTCGGCCCGGCAGGTACGGCTCACCGCCGCCGGAGAACGGTTCCTGCCCGAGGCACGGGCCCTGCTCGCCGCGGAGGAACGCGCGCTCGCCGTCGTCGCCGAGCTGATCGGCACGCGGCGCGGAGCCCTGCGGCTCGGGACGAGCGCGGGCCTGGGCGACCACCTGGACCGGGTCCTGGACGCCCTGTCCCGTACCGCCCCCGGCCTCGGTGTCCACCTGGTCTCCGCGCCGACGCGCGAACGCCTGGACCGGGTGGCCAAGGGCGAGCTGGACGCCGCGTTCGTACGGGACACGGACAGCGTCGGCACGGACAGCGGCGGTACCGGCGGCGCGCTCCGCCACGTACCGCTGTGGCCGGACCCGCTCGTCGCCGTCCTGCCCGCCGCGCACCCCCTCGCGGCCCCCGGGCCGGGGGAGGGCGAGGGCGTGGACCTGGCCGAGCTGGCCGCCGTACCGCTGCGCCTGACCGCCCGCCGCACCAATCCGGCCCTCGTCGACCGCGTCCTGTCCGCCTGCCACGAAGCGGGCTTCGAGCCCGTGCCGGTACCGGGCCCGCCGGGCGGCTCGCTCCAGGACAGCCTGGCCGCGATCGGTGCCGCCGGGCCCGCCGACCCGTCCTGGACCGTGGTGTACGCCGCGCACGCCCGCCAACTGCGCACCCCGCGCGTCGCCTTCCGCCCCTTCCGTACGCCCCTCACGCTCACCACCTCGCTGGCCGTGCACCGCACCGCGCCGCCCGCGTGCCTCGACGCGCTGCTCGCGGCGTGTGCGGCCGCCGCACACGATCTCGATCCGTGA
- a CDS encoding GNAT family N-acetyltransferase, with product MTTDIRDIPEAHLDRALELADLAFHAKTGDAARKRQREMLLDCERVGAYDGEEIVGFTAAHRLGLSVPGGELPAAELDFVSVAPTHRRRGVLTGMLDELWRRCAAGRRPLACLWASEDAIYGRFGFGPATEAYAVEIDSSRPLDLRITPDRRPLRLLAPEAAVPVIAPLYQASRARRAGLLVRDEAWWRRSVLAQDEDDDDDDGPARIVVLGDKGAPAAGYVIYRVGEKGAVTVQEMEAADAPAAAALWTYLASIDLTRKVRAWVAADDPLLLFAADRDQVRVTGQWPALWLRLVDVAEALTARSWAAPADLVLEVRDATLPANAGRFRLTADPSGATYEPAGAPADLALDVRDLASCYLGGTPLRRLVRAGLVEERTPGAARLLDAALETEHLPFTGEDY from the coding sequence GTGACCACGGACATCCGGGACATCCCCGAAGCACACCTCGACCGGGCCCTGGAACTCGCCGACCTGGCCTTCCACGCGAAGACCGGGGACGCCGCCCGTAAGCGCCAGCGCGAAATGCTGCTGGACTGCGAACGGGTGGGCGCGTACGACGGCGAGGAGATCGTCGGCTTCACGGCGGCGCACCGTCTGGGCCTTTCCGTACCGGGCGGCGAACTGCCCGCCGCCGAACTGGACTTCGTCTCCGTCGCGCCCACCCACCGGCGGCGCGGTGTGCTCACCGGCATGCTGGACGAGCTGTGGCGCCGGTGCGCCGCCGGCCGCCGCCCGCTGGCCTGCCTGTGGGCGTCGGAGGACGCGATCTACGGCCGCTTCGGCTTCGGCCCGGCCACCGAGGCGTACGCCGTCGAGATCGACTCCAGCCGCCCCCTGGACCTGCGCATCACGCCCGACCGGCGCCCGCTGCGGCTGCTCGCGCCCGAGGCCGCGGTACCGGTGATCGCGCCGCTGTACCAGGCGAGCCGGGCGCGGCGCGCCGGACTGCTCGTCCGCGACGAGGCGTGGTGGCGGCGCTCGGTGCTCGCCCAGGACGAGGACGACGATGACGACGACGGCCCGGCGCGCATCGTCGTCCTCGGCGACAAGGGCGCGCCCGCCGCCGGATACGTCATCTACCGGGTGGGGGAGAAGGGCGCCGTCACCGTCCAGGAGATGGAGGCGGCCGACGCGCCCGCCGCCGCGGCCCTCTGGACGTACCTCGCCTCCATCGACCTGACGCGCAAGGTGCGCGCCTGGGTGGCCGCCGACGACCCGCTGCTGCTGTTCGCCGCCGACCGCGACCAGGTGCGCGTCACCGGCCAGTGGCCCGCGCTGTGGCTGCGGCTGGTGGACGTGGCGGAGGCGCTGACCGCCCGCTCCTGGGCGGCGCCCGCCGACCTGGTGCTGGAGGTGCGCGACGCCACGCTGCCCGCCAACGCCGGCCGCTTCCGGCTGACCGCGGACCCGTCCGGCGCCACGTACGAGCCCGCCGGCGCCCCGGCCGACCTGGCCCTGGACGTACGGGACCTGGCGTCCTGCTACCTGGGCGGCACCCCGCTGCGGCGGCTGGTGCGGGCCGGGCTGGTGGAGGAGCGCACGCCCGGCGCGGCCCGGCTGCTGGACGCCGCGCTGGAGACGGAGCACCTGCCGTTCACGGGCGAGGACTACTGA